In Candidatus Micrarchaeia archaeon, one DNA window encodes the following:
- a CDS encoding PRC-barrel domain-containing protein — MAKYLIARQLSGKKLITNDGEDFGRLVDVNINELTGKIENLVIEPNPDSESANKLKKEDGMIHVPYEAVTAVGDFVIVEKRNLVYE; from the coding sequence ATGGCAAAGTACCTTATCGCAAGGCAGCTTTCAGGAAAAAAACTGATAACAAACGACGGAGAGGATTTCGGGCGCTTGGTGGACGTTAACATAAACGAACTCACAGGCAAGATTGAGAATCTCGTTATCGAGCCCAACCCGGACAGCGAGAGCGCGAACAAGCTCAAGAAGGAGGACGGGATGATTCACGTTCCTTACGAGGCAGTCACCGCGGTCGGGGATTTTGTGATTGTGGAGAAAAGGAACCTCGTCTACGAATAA
- the endA gene encoding tRNA-intron lyase — MGITLYLGRKNGKIAVKEPQDVSSLANGFYGTMEKGIVYLQPEEAMYMLDIRNAKCVDEAGNTHTFNDLASLFLKKKKLLARYLTFKDWRDRGLMARPSSEAEGNYGRTSAKRYKGGEFKIDSYALQGVFFLDDLITVIDDEASGKELYEKYWIGQFGTYKAAHRGKIAKLDVYETIYLLKHGNLSLKNAKLEDVWAEADERIKYFEDMYSVYEDWRKKGYVLKTGFKFGTHFRIYFPGASPVRENDEWIHSKHVVHVFSRKSKMLISEWSRAIRVAHSVKKTFILAIPGKKLDIKVNAKRPRLDFLLFHRKKGGIETPKDGQPRFLMYSLSEDEYIGGEELAEALFEAKHYGLEVLLAISDRESSITYYAVKRIDLPGSDYEHFEIEWMQP, encoded by the coding sequence ATGGGAATTACTCTTTATCTGGGCAGGAAGAATGGCAAAATCGCAGTGAAGGAGCCGCAGGACGTGAGTTCCCTGGCGAACGGATTCTACGGAACCATGGAAAAGGGAATTGTTTACCTCCAGCCTGAGGAAGCGATGTACATGCTGGACATAAGGAACGCGAAATGCGTTGATGAGGCCGGGAACACCCACACGTTCAACGACTTGGCTTCGCTCTTTCTGAAGAAGAAAAAGCTTCTTGCCCGCTACCTCACGTTCAAGGACTGGAGGGACAGGGGGCTGATGGCCAGGCCGAGCAGCGAGGCTGAGGGAAACTACGGGAGGACCTCGGCAAAGAGATACAAAGGCGGGGAGTTCAAGATTGACTCCTACGCGCTCCAGGGGGTTTTCTTCCTGGACGACTTGATAACGGTAATTGATGATGAAGCCAGCGGGAAGGAGCTTTACGAGAAATACTGGATCGGGCAGTTCGGGACTTACAAGGCGGCGCATAGGGGGAAGATAGCAAAATTAGATGTGTATGAGACGATTTATCTGCTCAAGCACGGGAACCTTTCGCTCAAGAACGCGAAGCTCGAGGACGTGTGGGCCGAGGCAGATGAGAGGATAAAGTATTTCGAGGATATGTATTCGGTTTACGAGGACTGGAGGAAAAAGGGGTACGTGCTCAAAACCGGCTTCAAGTTCGGAACGCATTTCAGGATTTACTTCCCCGGGGCTTCGCCTGTGCGCGAAAATGACGAGTGGATACATTCTAAGCACGTTGTGCACGTGTTTTCCAGGAAAAGCAAGATGCTCATTTCCGAGTGGTCCAGGGCGATAAGGGTTGCGCACTCGGTGAAGAAGACATTCATACTTGCAATACCGGGGAAGAAGCTGGATATAAAAGTGAATGCGAAACGGCCTAGGCTGGACTTCTTGCTATTTCACAGGAAGAAGGGGGGGATTGAAACCCCTAAAGACGGGCAGCCGCGCTTTCTCATGTACTCGCTTTCAGAAGATGAGTACATAGGAGGGGAAGAGCTGGCGGAGGCACTCTTTGAAGCGAAGCATTACGGGCTTGAGGTTTTGCTCGCGATATCGGACAGGGAGAGCAGCATAACCTATTACGCGGTGAAGCGGATAGACCTGCCTGGGAGCGATTACGAGCATTTCGAGATAGAGTGGATGCAGCCCTGA
- the rnhB gene encoding ribonuclease HII: MVVIAGIDEAGRGPVIGPMVIALFSCPSENESKINALCKKDSKQLSPTQREEIFAKLKHLGKIDYVELGAEKLNTLMEKETLNEIEAMFIAKLIKNLTGDANVKIDLPDRYSWVFAKRMQRYGIKKYEAEHKADENHPIVAAASICAKVLRDQRIAELRSQFGDFGSGYPSDEKTIAFLKNKESLTRIAQHIRKKWKTLENIKQTKLVIED; encoded by the coding sequence ATGGTTGTGATTGCCGGTATAGACGAGGCTGGCAGGGGGCCGGTAATAGGCCCCATGGTAATCGCGCTCTTCTCCTGCCCAAGCGAGAACGAATCCAAAATAAACGCCTTGTGCAAAAAAGACTCCAAACAGCTTAGTCCCACTCAGAGGGAAGAAATATTCGCGAAACTCAAGCATCTGGGCAAAATAGACTACGTGGAATTAGGTGCAGAGAAGCTCAACACGCTCATGGAAAAGGAAACCCTTAACGAAATAGAGGCGATGTTCATAGCGAAGCTGATAAAGAACCTCACCGGCGACGCGAACGTGAAAATAGACCTGCCGGACCGCTATTCCTGGGTCTTCGCGAAAAGGATGCAGCGCTACGGGATAAAAAAGTACGAGGCGGAGCACAAGGCAGACGAGAACCACCCAATAGTTGCAGCCGCAAGCATATGCGCAAAAGTCCTCAGGGACCAGCGCATAGCCGAACTTCGCTCCCAATTCGGGGATTTCGGCTCAGGCTACCCGAGCGATGAAAAAACAATTGCGTTCCTAAAAAATAAAGAGAGTCTTACGCGCATAGCCCAGCACATAAGAAAGAAGTGGAAAACTTTAGAGAATATAAAGCAAACCAAGCTGGTTATAGAGGATTGA
- a CDS encoding CDP-alcohol phosphatidyltransferase family protein — MLRASFIGKDLSKALERVFKHVPLHPNVITLGSVLFAAAGYFAYSYSQWGAAALFALALFLDAVDGAVARARGLESRKGAFLDGIADRLVEFCIILTLILQVDMPDLLVGKDVWLIFTLFFGTCMTSFVKAYAEHRQIMGHMDAVKMPGLLERAERSVLLVGVFALAVAKNEWAAPLLAITALLSIITFGQRFLHAMLAKSK; from the coding sequence ATGCTCCGCGCAAGCTTTATCGGCAAGGACCTATCGAAAGCCCTGGAAAGGGTGTTCAAGCACGTGCCCCTCCATCCGAACGTGATTACGCTAGGTTCGGTGCTTTTCGCGGCCGCAGGGTATTTTGCGTATTCCTATTCGCAATGGGGCGCTGCCGCGCTTTTCGCGCTTGCGCTGTTCCTGGATGCTGTGGACGGAGCGGTTGCAAGGGCAAGGGGGCTGGAAAGCAGGAAAGGGGCGTTCCTGGACGGGATTGCGGACCGGCTGGTTGAGTTCTGCATAATTTTAACTCTTATTTTGCAGGTGGACATGCCGGATTTGCTCGTCGGGAAGGACGTCTGGCTGATTTTCACGCTGTTTTTCGGGACGTGCATGACCAGCTTCGTGAAGGCTTATGCAGAGCACAGGCAGATAATGGGGCACATGGACGCGGTGAAGATGCCTGGATTGCTTGAGAGGGCTGAGAGAAGCGTACTGCTTGTGGGAGTTTTCGCGCTTGCGGTTGCGAAAAACGAGTGGGCCGCCCCATTGCTTGCAATCACTGCTTTGCTCTCTATAATTACGTTCGGGCAGAGGTTTTTGCACGCAATGCTGGCAAAATCAAAATGA
- a CDS encoding SDR family NAD(P)-dependent oxidoreductase, with product MERILVTGGSGFIGSHIAEHFVQKGFSVAILDSSKESSNILPFAKDLDIFNCSITDYEEVKKAMKDVRYVFHHAAMVSVPQSVEQPELAKRINTVGTLNVLKAAKECGAKRVILASSSAVYGNNKPPLHENMLPNPLSPYAQTKLENEKHAHESYHRQGLETVSLRYFNVYGPRQNPDSAYAAVIPKFITALKSGSKPVIYGNGSQTRDFIFVKDVVRANVLAASAAKGALGETFNIATGKPVSILSLLEKIASLMGKKADPVLQPPRKGDILHSYADISKASKLLSFNSEYALEKGLGETVKSF from the coding sequence ATGGAGCGCATTCTGGTTACCGGAGGCTCAGGCTTCATAGGCTCCCACATAGCCGAGCATTTCGTGCAAAAGGGCTTCAGCGTCGCGATACTGGACAGTTCCAAAGAATCATCCAACATACTTCCTTTCGCAAAAGACTTGGACATATTCAACTGCTCGATTACCGATTACGAAGAAGTGAAAAAAGCGATGAAGGATGTTCGTTATGTTTTCCACCACGCTGCGATGGTTTCAGTGCCCCAGAGCGTGGAACAACCAGAGCTTGCGAAAAGAATAAACACTGTTGGAACGCTCAACGTGCTGAAAGCCGCAAAGGAATGCGGGGCAAAACGCGTGATTCTCGCTTCCTCGTCAGCAGTGTACGGCAACAACAAACCCCCTTTGCACGAAAACATGCTTCCGAACCCCCTGAGCCCATACGCGCAGACAAAGCTGGAGAACGAGAAGCACGCCCATGAATCTTACCATCGCCAGGGGCTTGAAACAGTCAGCTTGAGGTATTTCAACGTCTACGGGCCAAGGCAGAACCCGGATTCAGCATACGCGGCCGTAATCCCGAAATTCATAACCGCGCTCAAATCCGGCTCCAAGCCCGTGATTTACGGAAACGGGAGTCAGACCCGCGATTTCATATTCGTGAAGGACGTGGTGCGCGCAAACGTCCTTGCGGCTTCAGCAGCCAAGGGCGCTTTAGGCGAAACCTTCAACATCGCAACAGGCAAGCCTGTTTCCATCCTCTCGCTTCTGGAGAAAATAGCTTCTTTGATGGGCAAAAAAGCCGACCCTGTTTTGCAGCCCCCGAGAAAAGGGGACATCCTCCATTCCTACGCAGACATCTCAAAAGCATCCAAGCTGCTCTCCTTCAATTCCGAATATGCGCTTGAAAAAGGGCTTGGAGAAACTGTAAAATCATTTTGA
- a CDS encoding glutamine synthetase family protein gives MATVEEVLEFMKTSDAKWVDLQFVGIDGQVYHKSVPAKNVNEETFASGFETELGEVFGFTGKSLALLPDQDTYARVPWEASTMRVISNVYTMPEKERFAKDSRYSIERVNINAKAMGISDVQVGCDVEFYIFDNVTLEKVANDRGPNYLVETHEGNWNPSPYFNAKNGAYIGQPHDTLYPARTQIAELMDETFRYAVDSHSHGKSANGQQRMKIREYNAKMAADALVTLKYVAKNTAFVANNIATFMPLPIASDRGNSAYITQRLKKGNANLFYDEKDDYAQLSQNALYYIGGLLEHAEALCLFAMPTTNSYKKMRADPRYSVWGKSQNALVQVSGAYKSEDRVVSYCGADSSINPYLAYTAVVAAGLDGIKNKTDPGKPVDENLADLDSKRAKELKIKPLPSSITEAIAALDSDNKFLKGFFSPELLGEYLEMRLSEQKENERRPTAFEIEKYFNR, from the coding sequence ATGGCAACCGTTGAAGAAGTGCTCGAATTCATGAAAACAAGCGATGCAAAATGGGTGGATTTGCAATTCGTTGGCATTGACGGGCAGGTTTATCACAAGAGCGTCCCTGCAAAAAACGTGAACGAAGAGACGTTCGCGAGCGGCTTTGAGACTGAATTAGGGGAGGTTTTCGGATTCACTGGAAAATCGCTGGCGCTCCTGCCTGACCAGGACACTTACGCGCGGGTTCCGTGGGAAGCCAGCACTATGAGAGTAATTTCCAACGTTTACACCATGCCTGAGAAGGAGCGGTTTGCAAAAGATTCAAGATATTCCATAGAGAGGGTGAATATAAATGCCAAGGCGATGGGCATAAGCGACGTGCAGGTAGGGTGCGATGTTGAATTTTACATATTTGATAATGTGACCCTGGAGAAGGTGGCCAATGACAGGGGGCCGAACTACCTGGTTGAGACGCACGAAGGGAACTGGAATCCTTCACCGTATTTCAACGCCAAGAACGGGGCTTACATAGGCCAGCCACACGACACGCTTTACCCTGCGAGGACGCAGATTGCGGAGCTCATGGACGAGACGTTTAGGTATGCAGTTGATTCGCACAGCCACGGGAAATCAGCGAACGGCCAGCAGAGGATGAAAATCAGGGAATACAACGCGAAGATGGCCGCGGACGCGCTTGTTACGCTGAAATACGTGGCGAAGAATACTGCTTTTGTTGCGAACAACATAGCGACGTTCATGCCGCTTCCGATTGCAAGCGACAGGGGAAACTCTGCATACATAACGCAGAGGCTCAAGAAAGGGAATGCGAACCTGTTTTACGACGAGAAGGACGATTACGCGCAACTGAGCCAGAACGCGCTTTATTACATTGGGGGGCTGCTGGAGCACGCTGAGGCGCTCTGCCTTTTCGCCATGCCTACTACGAATTCGTACAAGAAGATGCGGGCAGACCCGAGATACTCGGTGTGGGGCAAGAGCCAGAACGCGCTCGTGCAGGTTTCCGGAGCTTACAAAAGCGAGGATAGGGTGGTTTCCTACTGCGGGGCGGATTCGTCCATAAACCCATATCTTGCTTACACAGCCGTTGTGGCCGCAGGATTGGACGGAATAAAGAACAAGACCGACCCTGGGAAACCGGTGGACGAGAATCTTGCGGATTTGGATTCCAAGCGCGCAAAGGAGCTTAAAATCAAGCCATTGCCTTCCAGCATAACCGAGGCCATAGCAGCTTTGGACAGCGACAACAAGTTCCTGAAGGGCTTCTTCTCCCCTGAACTGCTTGGCGAGTACCTGGAAATGAGGCTTTCCGAGCAGAAGGAGAATGAGAGAAGGCCCACTGCGTTTGAAATAGAGAAGTACTTTAATAGGTAA
- a CDS encoding DUF120 domain-containing protein, translated as MDELLIALARKGAHRSPVKLTTLELGSMLGMSQQNASLRLRELEKQGLISRSPHGISLTPSGLEAVREVYVGLKSAFEPKTSTISGAISSGFGEGRYYLSFPEYKKQIAEKFGFTPYEGTLNISLSEGQLAVKSAFVKNSEPAIIRGFKSKDRTFGDLFAYSCTVDGVKSALIIPARTHHPPEIIEIAASSNLKKHLGKKDGDMVEISLG; from the coding sequence ATGGACGAGCTCCTGATTGCGCTTGCGAGAAAAGGCGCGCACCGTTCCCCGGTAAAGCTGACCACTCTGGAGTTGGGCAGCATGCTGGGCATGAGCCAGCAGAACGCATCCCTCAGGCTCCGTGAACTGGAAAAACAGGGGCTTATCTCAAGGAGCCCGCACGGCATTTCGTTAACTCCGTCCGGATTGGAGGCGGTCCGCGAAGTCTATGTTGGCCTGAAAAGCGCGTTTGAGCCGAAAACCTCAACAATTTCAGGCGCAATCTCATCTGGTTTCGGGGAAGGGCGCTATTACCTCTCTTTTCCAGAGTACAAGAAGCAGATTGCCGAGAAATTTGGCTTCACGCCGTACGAAGGCACCCTCAACATCAGCCTTTCCGAAGGCCAGCTCGCAGTGAAATCCGCGTTCGTGAAGAATTCCGAACCCGCAATAATAAGAGGTTTCAAGAGCAAAGACCGCACTTTCGGGGACCTTTTCGCATACTCCTGCACCGTGGACGGAGTGAAATCCGCGCTCATAATTCCTGCCCGCACCCATCATCCCCCAGAAATAATAGAAATCGCGGCTTCCTCTAATCTTAAAAAGCATCTCGGAAAGAAAGACGGCGATATGGTCGAAATCTCGCTCGGTTAG